The following are from one region of the Gaiellales bacterium genome:
- a CDS encoding SDR family NAD(P)-dependent oxidoreductase — translation MSDRVAVLTGVTGGWGRAVLDRFAEQGWKVVATHRGDAPGDLPADVLPVEADLTDPASAEAVVAAALDRFGRVDALANVAGGFAMAGRIDEAPVDVWRSQLAVNLETAYNMTRAALAPMRKAGRGSIVYIGTSATERPFPGAAGYIVSKTALAGLMRAVDAEVRTEGIRANTVVVRIVDTPRNRAENPDADFSRWTTGAELAAVIEWLCGDDSAPLSGGMIPAYGRA, via the coding sequence GTGAGCGACCGCGTCGCCGTCCTCACGGGCGTGACCGGCGGGTGGGGCCGGGCGGTGCTCGACCGGTTCGCCGAGCAGGGCTGGAAGGTGGTCGCCACGCATCGCGGCGACGCGCCGGGCGACCTCCCGGCGGACGTGCTTCCGGTGGAGGCCGACCTGACCGATCCCGCGTCCGCGGAGGCGGTCGTGGCGGCGGCGCTCGACCGCTTCGGCCGCGTCGACGCGCTCGCGAACGTCGCGGGCGGGTTCGCGATGGCCGGCCGGATCGACGAGGCGCCGGTCGACGTCTGGCGCTCGCAGCTGGCCGTGAACCTCGAGACGGCGTACAACATGACGCGCGCCGCCCTCGCCCCGATGCGCAAGGCCGGCCGGGGCTCGATCGTCTACATCGGGACGTCCGCGACGGAGCGGCCGTTTCCGGGCGCCGCCGGGTACATCGTCTCGAAGACGGCCCTCGCCGGGTTGATGCGGGCGGTCGACGCCGAGGTGCGGACGGAGGGCATCCGCGCCAACACCGTGGTCGTGAGGATCGTCGACACGCCCCGAAACCGGGCCGAAAACCCGGACGCCGACTTCTCTCGCTGGACGACCGGCGCCGAGCTCGCCGCCGTCATCGAGTGGCTGTGCGGCGACGACTCCGCGCCGCTCTCCGGCGGGATGATCCCCGCGTATGGCCGCGCCTGA
- the hutI gene encoding imidazolonepropionase, with amino-acid sequence MAAPDGGPSFRLENLAAAASPAGTGAPLRGGDLGRVLEVGPAAIAVVDGRIAAVGTPDDVRAAHPDLEPVDGRGRVAIPGLIDCHTHPAFGGDRANEFDLRAQGADYERIHAAGGGIAASVAATRQLNAAGLRAAVARHMGWMAANGTTTAEGKSGYGLDRDTELRSLEAVAAVEAIETVPTWLGAHSVPPEFGDGDAYLDFALAEVLPGAAKVAEAADVFLERGAFSVEQAERYLRAAAGHGLALRLHGDQFTESGAIPLAVELGARSVDHLEATGADGVDRLAASDVAAVLLPVAALYLRRSMPPARALIDRGAIVVLATDFNPGSAYCDSLPVVMTLACTQLGMSAGEALCATTVNAAWVLGRADRLGRLAPGYDADIVLLDAPDWRHVAYHLAGRDIAAVYKRGRSNRGQTPNGSVTKLQRPAFGV; translated from the coding sequence ATGGCCGCGCCTGACGGCGGGCCGAGCTTCCGGCTCGAGAACCTGGCGGCCGCCGCTTCGCCGGCGGGGACGGGCGCGCCGCTGCGCGGGGGAGATCTCGGCCGCGTGCTCGAGGTCGGCCCGGCGGCGATCGCCGTCGTCGACGGCCGGATCGCTGCGGTGGGGACGCCGGACGATGTGCGCGCCGCCCATCCCGACCTCGAGCCGGTCGACGGCCGCGGCCGCGTCGCCATCCCGGGGCTGATCGACTGCCACACCCATCCCGCTTTCGGCGGCGACCGCGCGAACGAGTTCGATCTGCGCGCCCAGGGGGCCGATTACGAGCGCATCCACGCGGCGGGCGGAGGGATCGCCGCCAGCGTGGCCGCCACCCGGCAGCTGAACGCCGCCGGCCTGCGGGCCGCGGTCGCCCGGCACATGGGCTGGATGGCCGCGAACGGGACGACCACTGCCGAGGGCAAGTCCGGCTACGGCCTCGACCGCGACACCGAGCTTCGCAGCCTCGAGGCCGTTGCCGCCGTGGAGGCGATCGAGACCGTGCCCACATGGCTCGGCGCGCATAGCGTGCCGCCGGAGTTCGGCGACGGCGACGCGTACCTCGACTTCGCCCTCGCCGAGGTGCTGCCCGGCGCGGCGAAGGTGGCCGAGGCGGCCGACGTCTTCCTCGAGCGGGGGGCGTTCTCGGTCGAGCAGGCCGAGCGCTACCTGCGCGCGGCGGCGGGCCATGGCCTCGCGCTTCGCCTACACGGCGACCAGTTCACGGAGTCGGGCGCGATCCCGCTCGCCGTGGAGCTCGGGGCCCGCTCCGTCGACCATCTCGAGGCGACAGGGGCCGACGGCGTCGACCGGCTGGCGGCGAGCGACGTCGCCGCGGTGCTCCTGCCCGTCGCGGCTCTCTACCTGCGCCGCAGCATGCCGCCGGCGCGGGCGCTGATCGACCGCGGCGCCATCGTCGTGCTCGCGACCGACTTCAATCCGGGCAGCGCCTACTGCGACTCGCTGCCCGTCGTGATGACCCTTGCCTGCACCCAGCTCGGCATGTCGGCGGGCGAGGCCCTCTGCGCGACGACGGTGAACGCGGCCTGGGTGCTCGGGCGCGCCGACCGGCTCGGCCGGCTGGCGCCCGGCTACGACGCCGACATCGTGCTGCTGGACGCGCCCGACTGGCGCCACGTCGCCTACCACCTGGCCGGCCGCGACATCGCTGCGGTCTACAAGCGCGGCCGCTCTAACCGGGGTCAGACCCCGAACGGAAGCGTCACGAAACTGCAACGGCCGGCGTTCGGGGTCTGA
- a CDS encoding MarR family winged helix-turn-helix transcriptional regulator, with amino-acid sequence MGLLRAHAAATRRFNRELMGSHGLTINDFEVLVHLAHAEDGRLRRVDLAERVLLTASGITRLLDGLERSKLVRKASCAADARVTYAEITPAGRTLLADARESHVEGVRALFAERFSPEELRELTGLLERLPLAPQSDVCPGADPTC; translated from the coding sequence GTGGGCCTGCTGCGCGCGCACGCCGCGGCGACCCGGCGCTTCAACCGCGAGCTGATGGGCAGCCACGGGCTCACGATCAACGACTTCGAGGTCCTGGTGCACCTCGCCCACGCCGAGGACGGCCGCCTGCGCCGGGTCGACCTGGCCGAGCGCGTCCTGCTGACGGCGTCGGGCATCACCCGGCTGCTGGACGGCCTGGAGCGGTCGAAGCTCGTGCGCAAGGCTTCCTGCGCCGCCGACGCGCGCGTCACCTACGCCGAGATCACCCCGGCCGGCCGCACCCTCCTCGCCGACGCGCGCGAGTCGCACGTCGAGGGCGTGCGCGCGCTCTTCGCCGAGCGCTTCTCGCCCGAAGAGCTCCGCGAGCTCACAGGCCTGCTCGAGCGGCTGCCGCTGGCGCCGCAGAGCGATGTCTGCCCGGGCGCCGACCCCACCTGCTAA
- a CDS encoding O-antigen ligase family protein, protein MTTTAISRRRLRALPSSTLPRWATPPQGWQPYAIFLGLPLWWLAGLSFFMWPLIVAPIVYPLLRRGELRAPRRFGIWLLFIGWMFASGIELNSATRIIAWSWRLSFYISGTILFLWIYNATRDRVPTRAVINGMAGFWVAVIYGGWLAVVYPTLQLKSPAEYVFPHSLLNNTYFYSHVHLQVAEVQRFLGFNEGRPQTFFAYTNAWGSTCAMLTPIALAALAAKPGRTWGRVLKITLGLSVVPIIFSLNRGLWLSLGVGLAYAAVRFGALRDIQRVMRVLGAVVVVGLIIAVSPLGGLVSGRFSHQTGDTSRLARDQAAQTQIAASPILGYGAPQQNAAVTHTQKSVGTESEIFLLLFSHGVPALFLFGAWMMYTIVRSGRTRSRDSPALFWVHVALIVAFVQSPYYELTERIPFMLAFAALLYRDMMWQSELRSVDRAKERMRGWRLRRPPAPALSLDGD, encoded by the coding sequence ATGACGACGACTGCCATCTCCCGGCGCCGCCTGCGCGCGCTGCCATCGTCGACGCTGCCGCGGTGGGCGACGCCGCCCCAGGGCTGGCAGCCCTACGCGATCTTCCTCGGCCTGCCGCTGTGGTGGCTGGCGGGGCTCTCGTTCTTCATGTGGCCGCTGATCGTGGCGCCGATCGTCTACCCGCTGCTGCGCCGCGGCGAGCTGCGCGCGCCGCGCCGGTTCGGGATCTGGCTGCTCTTCATCGGCTGGATGTTCGCGTCGGGCATCGAGCTGAACAGCGCGACGCGCATCATCGCGTGGTCGTGGCGGCTCTCGTTCTACATCTCCGGCACGATCCTCTTCCTGTGGATCTACAACGCCACGCGCGACCGCGTCCCCACCCGCGCCGTCATCAACGGCATGGCCGGGTTCTGGGTGGCCGTGATCTATGGCGGCTGGCTGGCCGTGGTCTATCCGACGCTCCAGCTCAAGAGCCCGGCCGAGTACGTGTTCCCGCACTCGCTCCTGAACAACACGTACTTCTATTCGCACGTGCACCTGCAGGTCGCCGAGGTGCAGCGCTTCCTCGGGTTCAACGAGGGCCGGCCGCAGACGTTCTTCGCCTACACGAACGCGTGGGGGTCGACGTGCGCGATGCTCACCCCGATCGCCCTGGCCGCGCTGGCCGCGAAGCCGGGTCGCACGTGGGGACGCGTCCTCAAGATCACGTTGGGGCTCTCGGTCGTCCCGATCATCTTCTCGCTGAACCGCGGCCTGTGGCTCAGCCTCGGCGTCGGCCTCGCCTATGCGGCCGTCCGCTTCGGCGCGCTGCGCGACATCCAGCGCGTGATGCGGGTGCTGGGGGCGGTGGTCGTCGTCGGCCTCATCATCGCGGTGTCGCCGCTGGGCGGGCTCGTGTCCGGGCGCTTCAGCCACCAGACCGGCGACACGAGCCGGCTCGCCCGCGACCAGGCCGCCCAGACCCAGATCGCCGCGAGCCCGATCCTCGGCTACGGCGCGCCCCAGCAGAACGCGGCGGTGACGCACACACAGAAGAGCGTCGGCACCGAGAGCGAGATCTTCCTGCTCCTCTTCTCCCACGGCGTCCCGGCGCTGTTCCTGTTCGGGGCGTGGATGATGTACACGATCGTCCGCAGCGGCAGAACCAGATCGCGCGACTCACCCGCGCTCTTCTGGGTGCATGTCGCGCTGATCGTCGCCTTCGTGCAGTCGCCGTACTACGAGCTCACGGAACGTATCCCGTTCATGCTCGCGTTCGCCGCCCTGCTCTATCGCGACATGATGTGGCAGAGCGAGCTGCGCTCCGTCGACCGCGCCAAGGAACGCATGCGCGGCTGGCGGCTCCGGCGCCCGCCGGCGCCCGCGCTCTCGCTCGACGGCGACTAA
- a CDS encoding flippase-like domain-containing protein, producing MALERVLRRGVSGWVHALAGLAISVGFGWLAIRDVSWHAVRTSLGEIRPGWLVAALLLLAVAVWMRAERWRALFARGRRPPRRAVFWSLNIGYLFNNLLPARAGEAARVVALRREAGVPAARGAASVAVERVFDLASLAVLMLVAAPFLGSSRVARATEWTSAALVVLAGLLLVAASSSRVRRRLAAAAGRIPFVRGSLARATAAELGEGARALRDSGMAAQVAAWSMASWVVLAVSYYTVLRSLGIPSPAQAAVLALVVTNLVQVIPASAASLGVFEAAGRAAVAAYGAAPAAAVSAAVVLHAVNTIPLVALGAVGILRAARLRVHRPAPGALRPLPDAGPPQVTVVIPCLDEEATIAACVRSAWAGIRAAGAEGEVLVVDNGSTDRSAELARAEGATVVAEARRGYGSAYLAGMRRARGDWILMGDGDGTYDFGELPRFLAAGAGADMVIGSRLRGRIMPGAMPWHHRYIGNPILTGMLNLLFGAGVSDAHCGLRMVRREAADRIGLRTTGMEFASEMIIQAAQAHLAIAETPITYAARPEGSRSKLRSVPDGLRHVRFMLACTSAALIWVPAAALVALGAALILGSPTDLAVVAGGGLVWVGGMLAQAALMVRAYRLLLFDRPRRSVLAAWRRPRVALAVAVLVAVTITVAGEARLDLHRHPVTSTQTHHHRL from the coding sequence GTGGCGTTGGAGCGGGTGCTACGGCGGGGCGTCTCGGGCTGGGTCCACGCCCTCGCCGGGCTTGCCATCTCGGTCGGGTTCGGGTGGCTCGCGATCCGCGACGTCTCCTGGCACGCGGTGCGCACCTCGCTCGGCGAGATCCGGCCGGGCTGGCTCGTCGCCGCCCTTCTGCTGCTCGCCGTTGCGGTGTGGATGCGGGCCGAGCGCTGGCGCGCGCTCTTCGCCCGCGGCCGGCGGCCGCCGCGGCGGGCCGTGTTCTGGTCGCTCAACATCGGCTACCTCTTCAACAACCTGCTGCCGGCGCGCGCAGGCGAGGCGGCCCGGGTCGTCGCCCTGCGCCGCGAGGCGGGGGTGCCGGCCGCCCGCGGAGCCGCCAGCGTGGCCGTCGAGCGGGTGTTCGACCTGGCCTCGCTAGCCGTGCTGATGCTCGTCGCGGCGCCGTTCCTCGGGTCGAGCCGGGTGGCGCGCGCGACCGAGTGGACGAGCGCCGCGCTCGTCGTGCTGGCGGGGCTGCTGCTGGTCGCGGCGAGCAGCAGCCGCGTCCGCCGGCGGCTCGCGGCCGCCGCGGGTCGCATCCCGTTCGTGCGCGGCTCGCTCGCCCGGGCGACGGCCGCGGAGCTCGGGGAGGGGGCGCGGGCGCTGCGCGACTCCGGCATGGCGGCCCAGGTGGCGGCCTGGTCGATGGCATCGTGGGTTGTCCTGGCCGTCTCGTACTACACGGTGCTGCGCAGCCTCGGCATCCCGTCGCCGGCGCAGGCCGCGGTGCTGGCGCTCGTCGTCACGAACCTGGTGCAGGTGATCCCGGCGTCGGCCGCGTCGCTGGGCGTCTTCGAGGCGGCGGGCCGGGCGGCCGTCGCGGCGTACGGCGCGGCCCCGGCGGCGGCGGTGTCGGCGGCCGTCGTCCTGCACGCCGTGAACACCATCCCGCTGGTCGCGCTGGGGGCGGTCGGCATCCTCCGGGCCGCGCGGCTGCGCGTCCACCGGCCCGCGCCGGGCGCGCTGCGGCCGTTGCCCGACGCCGGACCGCCGCAGGTGACCGTCGTCATCCCGTGCCTCGACGAGGAGGCGACCATCGCCGCCTGCGTGCGGTCGGCCTGGGCGGGGATCCGGGCTGCCGGGGCTGAGGGCGAGGTGCTCGTCGTCGACAACGGCTCCACCGACCGCAGCGCCGAGCTGGCCCGGGCCGAGGGCGCGACCGTGGTCGCCGAGGCCCGGCGGGGGTACGGGAGCGCCTACCTGGCCGGGATGCGGCGCGCGCGGGGCGACTGGATCCTGATGGGCGACGGCGACGGCACCTACGACTTCGGCGAGCTGCCCCGGTTCCTGGCAGCCGGCGCCGGCGCGGACATGGTGATCGGCTCGCGCCTGCGCGGCCGGATCATGCCGGGCGCGATGCCGTGGCACCACCGCTACATCGGCAACCCGATCCTGACCGGCATGCTGAACCTCCTGTTCGGCGCGGGCGTGTCAGACGCCCACTGCGGCCTGCGGATGGTGCGCCGCGAGGCCGCCGATCGCATCGGCCTGCGCACGACCGGCATGGAGTTCGCGTCCGAGATGATCATCCAGGCGGCGCAGGCGCACCTCGCCATCGCCGAGACGCCGATCACCTACGCCGCCCGGCCGGAGGGCAGCCGCTCGAAGCTCCGCTCCGTGCCCGACGGGCTGCGGCACGTCCGCTTCATGCTCGCCTGCACCAGCGCCGCCCTGATCTGGGTGCCGGCGGCAGCGCTCGTCGCACTCGGCGCGGCGCTGATCCTGGGCTCGCCGACCGACCTGGCCGTCGTCGCCGGAGGCGGGCTCGTCTGGGTCGGCGGGATGCTGGCGCAGGCGGCGCTGATGGTGCGCGCCTACCGGCTGCTCCTGTTCGACCGGCCCCGCCGCTCGGTGCTCGCCGCCTGGCGGCGTCCCCGGGTGGCGCTCGCCGTCGCCGTGCTCGTCGCCGTGACGATCACGGTCGCCGGGGAGGCGCGGCTCGACCTGCATCGCCACCCGGTGACGTCCACGCAGACCCACCACCACCGCCTGTGA
- a CDS encoding glycoside hydrolase, with protein sequence MPAVRVLSPAQTITGFGASGAWWPNDADDFSASTRARIAQLLFDRRTGLGLSIYRYNIGGGGVGVAAGPRAPRSFLKAPGTYDWSADPGGTAFLRQAARYGVRRLVGFANSAPRFFTTNGHSCGGGLLPGRVASYAGYLARVAAHMRSAYGIRLATVSPMNEPTNSFAACNQEGMQVPASRRGAVIRSVASALASRSPGTRVSADESTTTVALGAGIGHWIDPDVSTVAFHGYDFPTAARLRAVAGMVRAHTGARTEMTEVCCSNGSGYARGYNPGMRGGLWLADTIWRDLSAGGVSSFSWWTALSPELGCAPSSDPTCTTASNTTGWNDGLLYYDPDFRADGNQSIYFTRRYYALANFSRYIRPGAVHYRVTGVPEHVHVIAFRRNTWRFVMINDAAGPRTVRVQLLPPGSHRYGAPSAYTTSATANLAPAATPPTLNGSTHVLTATLPGRSVSTVIVPW encoded by the coding sequence GTGCCCGCCGTCCGCGTGCTCTCCCCTGCCCAGACGATCACCGGCTTCGGCGCCAGCGGCGCATGGTGGCCGAACGACGCCGACGACTTCTCGGCCTCGACCCGGGCCCGGATCGCCCAGCTCCTCTTCGACCGCCGCACGGGGCTCGGGCTCTCGATCTACCGCTACAACATCGGCGGCGGCGGGGTCGGCGTCGCGGCCGGCCCGCGCGCGCCCCGGTCGTTCCTGAAGGCGCCCGGCACCTACGACTGGAGCGCCGATCCCGGCGGCACCGCCTTCCTGCGCCAGGCCGCCCGCTACGGCGTCCGCCGCCTGGTCGGCTTCGCCAACAGCGCCCCGCGCTTCTTCACGACGAACGGGCACAGCTGCGGCGGCGGCCTGCTTCCGGGCCGGGTCGCCAGCTACGCCGGCTACCTGGCCCGCGTCGCCGCGCACATGCGGTCGGCCTACGGCATTCGCCTGGCGACCGTGAGCCCGATGAACGAGCCGACCAACAGCTTCGCCGCCTGCAACCAGGAGGGGATGCAGGTGCCGGCGTCACGACGGGGGGCGGTGATCCGGTCGGTCGCAAGCGCGCTCGCGTCGCGCTCGCCCGGGACGAGAGTGAGCGCCGACGAGTCCACGACGACGGTGGCGCTCGGCGCCGGGATCGGCCACTGGATCGACCCGGACGTGTCGACGGTCGCGTTCCACGGCTACGACTTCCCCACCGCCGCCCGGCTGCGGGCGGTGGCGGGGATGGTGCGCGCCCACACCGGCGCGCGGACCGAGATGACCGAGGTGTGCTGCTCGAACGGCTCGGGCTATGCGCGCGGATACAACCCGGGCATGCGCGGCGGCCTCTGGCTGGCCGACACGATCTGGCGCGACCTCTCCGCCGGCGGCGTCTCGAGCTTCAGCTGGTGGACCGCGCTCTCGCCCGAGCTCGGCTGCGCGCCGTCGTCCGACCCGACCTGCACGACCGCGTCGAACACGACCGGCTGGAACGACGGCCTCCTCTACTACGACCCAGACTTCCGGGCCGACGGCAACCAGTCGATCTACTTCACCCGGCGCTACTACGCGCTCGCGAACTTCAGCCGCTACATCCGCCCGGGCGCCGTGCACTACCGCGTGACCGGCGTCCCCGAGCACGTCCACGTGATCGCGTTTCGGCGCAACACCTGGCGTTTCGTCATGATCAACGACGCGGCCGGCCCGCGCACGGTGCGGGTGCAGCTGCTCCCGCCCGGAAGCCACCGCTACGGGGCCCCATCGGCCTACACGACCTCGGCCACGGCAAACCTCGCACCCGCGGCGACCCCGCCGACGCTGAACGGCTCGACCCACGTGCTCACGGCGACCCTGCCCGGGCGCAGCGTCTCGACTGTCATCGTCCCCTGGTGA
- a CDS encoding MBL fold metallo-hydrolase, whose amino-acid sequence MLDIVQLPLGAYRTNCYLVAREGASDAAVIDPGDSPGTVLSVLADRRWKAAGVLLTHGHDDHLGAVKGVAETAAVDVWMPRAEAGDLRTLADVPYEPDHLLDGGELVTVAGIDFDTTPVPGHSPASIAYQAEGHLFSGDVLFAGSVGRTDFEGGDMPTLVRSIRRLMDAYPPETIVLPGHGPATTLGHERESNPFLQELRA is encoded by the coding sequence ATGCTGGACATCGTGCAGCTGCCGCTGGGCGCCTACCGGACGAACTGCTACCTCGTCGCGCGCGAGGGCGCGTCCGACGCGGCCGTGATCGACCCGGGCGACTCGCCCGGCACGGTGCTCTCGGTGCTCGCCGACCGCCGCTGGAAGGCCGCCGGCGTGCTCCTCACCCACGGCCACGACGACCACCTGGGAGCGGTGAAGGGCGTCGCCGAGACGGCCGCCGTCGACGTGTGGATGCCGCGCGCCGAGGCCGGCGACCTGCGGACGCTCGCGGACGTCCCCTACGAGCCCGACCACCTGCTCGACGGCGGCGAGCTCGTCACGGTCGCCGGGATCGACTTCGACACGACGCCCGTCCCCGGGCACTCGCCGGCCTCGATCGCCTACCAGGCCGAGGGCCACCTGTTCTCCGGCGACGTGCTCTTCGCCGGGTCGGTCGGGCGCACCGACTTCGAGGGCGGCGACATGCCGACGCTCGTCCGCAGCATCCGCCGGCTGATGGACGCATATCCGCCGGAGACCATCGTCCTGCCCGGCCACGGGCCGGCGACGACGCTCGGCCATGAACGCGAGTCGAACCCGTTCCTGCAGGAGCTGCGGGCATGA
- the hisS gene encoding histidine--tRNA ligase — protein sequence MSREFQAPRGTLDWYGPRAALRRSVLDRARQVFESAGYVQVVTPTFEDTGVYQRTSGVGSDVVRKEMYSFHDRSDRDLTLRPEGTAGVMRAYLEHGLHREPQPVKLWYELPMFRYNRVQKGRFREHYQFGAEAIGSDDPGLDAELIALQARWYRNVDVTGLTLLLNSIGDEVCRPAYIELLVAFLDEHIGELCDECRERRDTNPLRVFDCKNASCQAVLADAPKITDHLCDACREHFAVVRAQLDARDVGYEVSPGLVRGLDYYTRTAWEWTWPALGAQSTLSGGGRYDGLAEQLGGPHTPGVGFGAGVERLVLTLEEMGAAEGVEPALDVMFAVLDDAARPRVHALMDDARAAGLRSDAAYGGRRLKRTLELAARRGAGTVVIVGEDEWGAGEASVRDMGSGDQRRVALDGLVEELAR from the coding sequence ATGAGCCGCGAGTTCCAGGCGCCGCGCGGCACCCTGGACTGGTACGGGCCGCGGGCGGCGCTGCGCCGGTCGGTGCTCGACCGGGCCCGGCAGGTGTTCGAATCGGCCGGGTATGTCCAGGTCGTGACGCCGACCTTCGAGGACACCGGCGTCTATCAGCGCACGTCGGGCGTGGGGTCGGACGTGGTGCGGAAGGAGATGTACAGCTTCCACGACCGCAGCGACCGCGACCTGACGCTGCGTCCGGAGGGCACCGCCGGCGTGATGCGGGCCTACCTCGAGCACGGCCTGCACCGCGAGCCGCAGCCGGTGAAGCTCTGGTACGAGCTGCCCATGTTCCGCTACAACCGGGTGCAGAAGGGCCGATTCCGCGAGCACTACCAGTTCGGTGCCGAGGCGATCGGGAGCGACGATCCGGGGCTCGACGCCGAGCTGATCGCCCTCCAGGCCCGCTGGTACCGTAACGTCGACGTGACGGGCCTCACGCTGCTCCTGAACTCGATCGGCGACGAGGTCTGCCGGCCCGCCTACATCGAGCTCCTGGTCGCCTTCCTGGACGAGCACATCGGCGAGCTGTGCGACGAGTGCCGCGAGCGCCGCGACACGAACCCGCTGCGTGTCTTCGACTGCAAGAACGCGTCCTGCCAGGCCGTGCTCGCCGACGCGCCCAAGATCACCGACCACCTGTGCGACGCCTGCCGCGAGCACTTCGCCGTGGTGCGCGCCCAGCTCGACGCGCGCGACGTCGGCTACGAGGTGTCGCCCGGGCTCGTGCGCGGCCTCGACTACTACACGCGCACGGCCTGGGAGTGGACGTGGCCGGCGCTCGGCGCCCAGTCGACGCTCTCGGGCGGCGGCCGCTACGACGGCCTGGCCGAGCAGCTCGGCGGCCCGCACACGCCGGGCGTCGGATTCGGCGCCGGGGTCGAGCGGCTCGTGCTGACGCTGGAGGAGATGGGCGCCGCGGAGGGGGTCGAGCCCGCGCTCGACGTCATGTTCGCGGTGCTCGACGACGCCGCCCGGCCGCGCGTGCACGCGCTCATGGACGACGCCCGCGCCGCGGGCCTGCGCAGCGACGCCGCCTACGGCGGCCGCCGGCTGAAGCGCACCCTCGAGCTGGCGGCGCGGCGCGGGGCAGGCACGGTCGTCATCGTCGGCGAGGACGAGTGGGGGGCGGGCGAGGCGAGCGTGCGCGACATGGGCTCGGGCGACCAGCGCCGCGTCGCGCTCGACGGCCTGGTCGAGGAGCTCGCGCGATGA